The proteins below are encoded in one region of Doryrhamphus excisus isolate RoL2022-K1 chromosome 4, RoL_Dexc_1.0, whole genome shotgun sequence:
- the LOC131127906 gene encoding myosin heavy chain, cardiac muscle isoform-like, producing MANVAEEIAELLDTDKLYLTQIRHLEDELDKCQAKCTDLETQVLDLMLEQRALRKDKDDVTRYLKRALDTKDKKVEMLMEQVERQQEVAEQDKETMEQLNKQLEQLEDRITHLNAEIDAQAGQLETQAGQLVALEEKLVQQKKQQENAMQKLKEEAQRDKTNMIAETMKNMEVVFEDKMCKMLEEERTQNSKKLKQLQMMLLENTTLWQEKDVMAKRELELSCEVSRLEDELTKKPRRKLIRRK from the exons ATGGCGAACGTGGCGGAGGAAATAGCCGAGCTTTTAGACACCGACAAGCTGTATCTGACTCAAATTCGCCACTTGGAGGATGAGCTGGATAA GTGCCAGGCCAAGTGCACGGACCTGGAGACCCAGGTTCTGGATCTGATGCTGGAGCAGCGGGCGCTGAGGAAGGACAAGGACGACGTGACCAGGTATCTGAAGCGGGCGCTGGACACCAAGGACAAGAAGGTGGAGATGCTGATGGAGCAGGTGGAGAGGCAGCAGGAGGTGGCCGAGCAGGACAAGGAGACCATGGAGCAGCTCAACAAGCAGCTGGAGCAGCTGGAGGATCGCATCACGCACCTCAACGCCGAGATCGACGCGCAAG CTGGACAGTTGGAGACGCAGGCGGGACAGCTGGTGGCTCTGGAGGAGAAGCTGGTCCAGCAGAAGAAGCAGCAGGAGAACGCCATGCAGAAGCTCAAGGAGGAGGCCCAGAGAGACAAGACAAA CATGATCGCCGAGACGATGAAGAACATGGAGGTGGTGTTCGAGGACAAGATGTGCAAGatgctggaggaggagaggacTCAGAACAGCAAGAAGCTGAAGCAGCTGCAGATGATGCTGCTGGAGAACACCACGCTGTGGCAGGAGAAGGACGTCATGGCCAAGAGGGAGCTGGAGCTCAGCTGCGAGGTGAGCCGCCTGGAGGACGAGCTCACCAAGAAGCCTCGCAGGAAGCTCATCCGTAGGAAG TGA